Proteins found in one Pseudoxanthomonas sp. SL93 genomic segment:
- a CDS encoding NAD(P)/FAD-dependent oxidoreductase produces MKTERTEILIIGAGPAGSVAAAMLRQQGRKVLIVEREQFPRFSIGESLLPQSMEYIEAAGLLQDVVEAGFQYKNGAAFVRGERTTEFDFRDKFSPGWGTTYQVQRADFDHVLAKGAERMGAEVRYRHEVLSAEPGTTPRVTVRSPEGEVYAIEADFMLDASGFGRLLPRLLKLESPSNFPVRGAIFTHVRDHIPAEAGFDRNKILITTHPEHVDVWYWTIPFSNGCCSLGVVAEQSFLDRYAGTELERLQAIVGEDPNLTRLLKNAEWAVLPVRQITGYSSNVRSLWGEGYALLGNAGEFLDPVFSSGVTIAFKSAQLASDCLRRHYAGETVDWEADFAVPLRGGVQTFRRFVESWYAGGFQRIIFHPDPQPDIRRMICSILAGYAWDRKNPYVAETQRRLQVLEQLCTG; encoded by the coding sequence ATGAAGACGGAACGTACGGAAATCCTGATCATCGGCGCCGGCCCGGCCGGCTCGGTGGCCGCGGCCATGCTGCGCCAGCAGGGGCGCAAGGTGCTGATCGTGGAGCGCGAGCAGTTCCCGCGTTTTTCCATCGGCGAAAGCCTGCTGCCGCAGAGCATGGAATACATCGAGGCTGCCGGCTTGCTGCAGGATGTGGTGGAAGCCGGCTTCCAGTACAAGAACGGTGCCGCGTTCGTGCGCGGCGAGCGCACCACCGAGTTCGACTTCCGCGACAAATTCTCGCCCGGCTGGGGCACGACCTACCAGGTGCAGCGGGCCGATTTCGACCACGTGCTGGCGAAGGGCGCCGAGCGCATGGGTGCGGAAGTGCGGTACCGGCACGAAGTGCTCTCCGCCGAACCGGGCACCACCCCGCGCGTCACCGTGCGTTCGCCGGAAGGCGAGGTGTATGCGATCGAAGCGGATTTCATGCTGGATGCCAGCGGCTTCGGGCGCCTGCTGCCGCGGTTGCTGAAGCTGGAATCGCCGTCCAACTTCCCGGTGCGCGGTGCCATCTTCACCCACGTGCGCGACCACATCCCGGCCGAGGCCGGCTTCGACCGCAACAAGATCCTGATCACCACGCATCCGGAACACGTGGACGTCTGGTACTGGACCATCCCGTTTTCGAACGGCTGCTGTTCGCTGGGCGTGGTGGCGGAGCAATCGTTCCTGGACCGCTACGCTGGCACCGAGCTCGAGCGCCTCCAGGCCATCGTCGGCGAGGACCCCAACCTGACGCGCCTGCTGAAGAACGCCGAGTGGGCTGTGCTGCCGGTGCGCCAGATCACCGGCTACTCGTCCAACGTGCGTTCGCTGTGGGGCGAGGGTTATGCGCTGCTCGGCAACGCGGGCGAATTCCTCGACCCGGTGTTCTCGTCCGGCGTCACCATCGCCTTCAAGTCCGCGCAGCTGGCCAGCGACTGCCTGCGCCGCCACTACGCCGGCGAAACGGTCGACTGGGAGGCCGACTTCGCGGTGCCGTTGCGCGGCGGCGTGCAGACATTCCGACGCTTCGTGGAATCCTGGTATGCCGGGGGCTTCCAGCGGATCATCTTCCATCCCGATCCGCAGCCGGACATCCGCCGCATGATCTGTTCGATCCTGGCCGGTTACGCCTGGGACAGGAAGAACCCCTACGTCGCCGAAACCCAGCGACGCCTGCAGGTGCTGGAGCAGCTGTGCACCGGCTGA
- a CDS encoding MMPL family transporter, which produces MLRGWRWLGVAWLLVLVAVGWHQVGFWQQPRIDSDVLALLPEAGDPLLSDVTRRIADASSRQVVVMLGATSAGSALRARDAFRRHVAAAAGGATLPLVEGESPEDWFGQARGFYAPYRDRLLTAAQREQLAATPTGALAESALAGLYGPMGAPRLTEWHNDPLGLWPHWWQARARGAGLSLDQDGLLQAEGRHWAVLQFTTRGSAFSLDGEPRIRHLLDGAAKAAGEAAPGLRVLNAGVPLHAEAAAVQASREVNTIGWGSLAAVLLLVWLAFRSLRPLLLVALSLVVGCAVALTVTTLVFGKVHLLTLIFGASLVGVAEDYGIHWFASRQAAPQDRRWALLRHLLPGLWLALLTSALAYLALGLAPFPGLRQMALFSVVGLASAFLTVILGFPWLDGGRVRTTLFSQWLGGTLDHWPRLRRGRAAWVAVAVVVGVGVPGLLLVRSNDDLRSLQSSPASLIAEQREVGRLLGMPSPAQFFLVQGRDAEQVLQREEALVARLAPLVDAGRIGGYRAISDWLPSQQRQAADAGLTARIEASVLQQVGGAVGEPLSRGRFAPAPLDMQSFLASSASQPARHLWLGTVGQGKASVVMVDDLSRAEAPALLSSRAEGLQGVRWVDRTADFSRLLKHYRRMMTVLLLAGVVLVFGVLYARYRGQAWRVFAPTVIAGVLTVALLGWLGQPLQLFNILALMLLLGMGIDYGIFLVEHRGDASAWLAVCVGAASTWLAFGLLGLSATPALRGFGLTLLFGIGLVWLISPLFRPSPEPHPVNGNPAA; this is translated from the coding sequence GTGCTGCGCGGCTGGCGCTGGCTGGGCGTCGCGTGGCTGCTGGTGCTGGTCGCGGTGGGTTGGCACCAGGTGGGTTTCTGGCAGCAACCGCGGATCGACAGCGATGTGCTGGCGCTGCTGCCGGAAGCCGGCGATCCCCTGCTGTCGGACGTCACCCGGCGCATCGCGGATGCCAGTTCACGCCAGGTGGTGGTGATGCTGGGTGCGACCTCGGCCGGCTCGGCACTGCGCGCACGAGATGCGTTCCGCCGCCATGTGGCAGCGGCGGCCGGTGGCGCGACGCTTCCCCTCGTGGAAGGGGAGTCCCCGGAAGACTGGTTCGGTCAGGCGCGGGGGTTCTACGCGCCGTACCGTGATCGGCTGCTGACGGCGGCGCAGCGCGAGCAGTTGGCTGCCACTCCCACGGGTGCGCTGGCCGAGTCGGCACTGGCAGGCCTGTATGGCCCGATGGGTGCGCCGCGGCTGACCGAATGGCACAACGACCCGCTTGGACTGTGGCCGCACTGGTGGCAGGCACGCGCGCGCGGCGCGGGGCTTTCATTGGACCAGGACGGCCTGCTGCAGGCGGAAGGCCGGCACTGGGCGGTGCTGCAGTTCACCACGCGGGGCTCGGCGTTCTCGCTGGATGGCGAGCCACGCATCCGGCACCTTCTCGATGGCGCGGCGAAGGCGGCAGGCGAGGCCGCGCCCGGGCTGCGCGTGCTGAATGCCGGCGTGCCGCTGCATGCCGAGGCCGCGGCGGTGCAGGCCAGTCGCGAAGTGAATACGATCGGGTGGGGGTCGCTGGCGGCGGTGCTGCTGCTGGTCTGGCTGGCGTTCCGCTCGCTGCGGCCGCTGCTGCTGGTGGCGCTGTCCCTGGTAGTGGGCTGCGCGGTGGCGCTGACCGTGACCACGCTGGTGTTCGGCAAGGTGCACCTGCTGACCCTGATCTTCGGTGCGAGCCTGGTCGGCGTGGCCGAGGATTACGGCATCCACTGGTTCGCGTCGCGACAAGCCGCGCCGCAGGATCGGCGCTGGGCATTGCTGCGCCACCTGCTGCCGGGGTTGTGGCTGGCGCTGCTCACCAGTGCGCTGGCGTACCTCGCGCTGGGTCTGGCGCCGTTCCCGGGGCTCCGGCAGATGGCGTTGTTCTCGGTGGTGGGGCTGGCGTCGGCGTTCCTGACCGTCATCCTCGGATTCCCCTGGCTGGACGGCGGCCGCGTGCGCACCACCCTTTTCTCGCAGTGGCTGGGCGGAACACTCGATCACTGGCCGCGCCTGCGTCGCGGTCGCGCGGCCTGGGTGGCGGTAGCCGTCGTGGTGGGTGTCGGTGTGCCCGGCCTGCTGCTGGTGCGCAGCAACGACGACCTGCGCAGCCTGCAATCGTCGCCGGCTTCGCTGATCGCCGAGCAGCGCGAGGTCGGTCGCCTGCTGGGCATGCCCAGCCCCGCGCAGTTCTTCCTCGTGCAGGGACGCGATGCCGAGCAGGTGCTCCAGCGCGAGGAAGCGCTCGTCGCCCGCCTGGCACCGCTGGTGGATGCCGGGCGCATCGGTGGTTACCGTGCCATCAGCGACTGGCTCCCTTCGCAGCAACGCCAGGCCGCGGACGCGGGGCTTACCGCGCGCATCGAGGCATCGGTACTGCAACAGGTGGGGGGCGCAGTCGGCGAACCCCTGTCGCGCGGTCGCTTCGCCCCTGCGCCGCTCGACATGCAGAGCTTCCTGGCTTCATCGGCTTCGCAGCCTGCCCGCCACCTCTGGCTGGGCACGGTCGGGCAGGGCAAGGCCTCGGTGGTGATGGTGGACGATCTGTCGCGCGCGGAAGCCCCGGCGCTGCTGTCTTCCCGGGCAGAGGGCTTGCAGGGTGTGCGGTGGGTGGACAGGACCGCGGATTTTTCGCGCCTGCTCAAGCACTATCGGCGCATGATGACGGTGCTGTTGCTGGCGGGCGTGGTGCTGGTGTTCGGCGTGCTGTACGCGCGCTATCGCGGCCAGGCGTGGCGCGTGTTCGCGCCCACCGTCATTGCCGGCGTGCTGACGGTGGCGCTGCTGGGCTGGCTGGGCCAGCCACTGCAACTGTTCAACATCCTCGCGTTGATGCTGCTGCTGGGCATGGGCATCGACTACGGCATCTTCCTGGTGGAACACCGCGGCGACGCGAGCGCCTGGCTGGCCGTGTGCGTGGGCGCGGCGAGCACCTGGCTGGCGTTCGGCCTGCTGGGCCTGTCGGCCACCCCGGCCTTGCGCGGCTTCGGCCTGACCCTGCTTTTCGGTATCGGCCTGGTCTGGCTGATCTCCCCCTTGTTCCGGCCTTCGCCGGAACCGCATCCCGTGAACGGAAACCCAGCAGCATGA